The following nucleotide sequence is from Firmicutes bacterium ASF500.
GTATCAGGCCATTCGCAGATGCTTTGACAGCCAGAGAGACCCCGCTGTAATATACTACGCATGGGAGAATGTAGTGGGCCGCCAGTTCCGGTATTTCACAGTACTGATTCAGGAGGAGCTGCAGCCCCAGTATGCAGGGTTGGCCGCAACACGAATCCCGGTGGACGGATACGCAGAGGAGAAAGTTATGCTGGCGTCCCTGACTCGAGGAAACAACCACGAGTTGGTGAAAGGAATTGGTTCTAGCAACACGTACTCCTTTTATATGGACCGGGACAGGCTCCATGTGCGTAAAATCGCCGGTGACGTATCAATCAATCATGAGCACTCCAACGGTGTCTTTCAAGCGTTGTATCAGGTATTGACCTCATTGCGTCAAAAGGCGGGCAGGGAACTGGAAGTGGAATGGGGATACGCTGGGGGAAAGGTATATATCTTCCAAATTCGTTTTGCTCCCGAGTTGTTTCTATCAAACGATGATTGGAAAGAGCAGACAATTACCGGACTGAGAGGTGACGCCGGTCAAGGGTTTAAATATCAGGCTATGCATTTTTTCCAAGAGCAGGGACTGTTTCCGCGTAAATCGCTCCTTTTCCCGTGCGAAACCTCCGCCAAAGAGGTGGCTCAGGCAGTACTGGAGGAAGGACTGCCCGCCCCTATCACTGTCCGATTCTCTAAAAAGGGAGAAATTGGACTGCCCCGGGCTTTTCTTCCGGATGGAGAGGCCGCAGCTGAATATATATGTCATTCAAAGCAACCGGATTGGTCCGTTATTGTATATTCCAGCTTAACAGTGCGCCAATCGTTTGAGCTTTATATTGATCGAGACGCGATAATTCTGGAGTGTGTGCCGGGGATGTGGGAGAGTGGTTCCTCTCTGGCAGCGGACATGGTGATGCTCACGCGGGATCGGGTCTGTTTTTGGCTGGCCAAGGAGGCTCGAAACGCTCGGTATGAAGATGAAAAGGGGGTACGCACCGCGCTACTGCCTCCAACCTCGTTGGAGCAGATGCGGGCGGAGCTTACTCCGCGAATCTCAACCATGTACAGACTGCGAGAAATGTTCTCCAAAGATTTACCTCTTAACTTTCATTTTGTATCCGACAGAACATGTGACTATTTCCTGAACTGCAGGCGGACTCGCCGCATTTTTTGGGAGACCTGGTACGGCGGGCCGGTCCAGGTCATTGAAACAGTCGCCGATTGCAGTTCCTGGGATGGTAAATCGAGCATTCTATTTCGCCCAAAGCTGCGTCGGGGGGAAGAACTTCTCTTGTTCCAGTTCATACCGTTTTTAAAGAGATTGTCCGTCCCAATTTATGTGGAATTTGGGATACTGTCGCACCCCGCGATTATGCTGCGGGAGCTTGGAATCTCGGTAATGCCCTACTTCCTGCACCACAATTACTATGAAATACCACTGGAGGAGATTTGAATGACAACGACACAGCAGCCTAATCCGTTCCTGACAAAAATCATCTTTGAGCCACAGCTGGTGGAAAACGAGAATTTTAGTGTGGTAACGGACATTGACCCAATTGTTGACGGGCACTATCTGTTCTACAGCAAAAAATGGCTGCCTTCCATCGCGGACTGCGACACCGCGCAGGCTTCCGCATTTCTGCATAACTTATTTGCCCGTGCAGTGGATGTGCCCTACGCCTACTTTGAGCGCGGTCGCGCCAGCTTTTGTACCAGTATGAACGGCGTCCTCCATGCGCACGGTCATCTGGTGCCTGTGTTTTCCGCGAATATGGCTCAACTGTTCCCCTATGGAACCATTGAGCGCTGTTCCGATCTGGAAGAGGCCTACCGGCTGGTGGAAACCCAAGGGCAGTATCTCCTGTGGGGAAACCTTGGAGGGGATTTCTATGTAATCCAAAACGTAGAAGAGTTGCCAAAGCGAACCATCCGCAACACGATTCGAGCTCGGCAGCATTTATAAACAGGTAAAAATTTACATTGAGAGGAGTTGTAATAGTGTTTTTAAGGGGAGAGAAAGAAAAAAGCGACGCTCTTACAGATCTTCTCCATAGATATCTGGAATTCTTATACCAGAACTATCTCAAACAGAAAAAAAATAGAATTTGGATGCGGGAGGGGGATCTGGACAAGCCTCTGGGCGAGCTGTATCAGAACAGGAATCTGCGTGATGTGCTGTGCAAACAGAGCACAACCCCGCGAGAGGTTCCCAGCATCCTTGTCTTTCAAGGGGAAAAAGGTGACGGTCGCAGTTTTTTTGTCAAAAAAATGATTGAGGCCTGTTATGAGAATATTCATCATCTTGTCTGGACACAGGTAGCAGACGAAACTGTCGAGCTGCGCTTTCCTGTATATGTACGTAAAGATATGACCCAGGGGCTCACAGAATATGATCTGATTAATCTGGCATACCAATGCTTGATCCGGCAATTGGAGCTGGCAGAGACGCAGGAAAAAAGGGACGCCAGAACCCTGATTGAAAAGCTGGGTAATATGGGCAAATTGGCGGTCTTTTTTGAGGAGGAATCGTGTGCTGAGAACCCGGAGCTGATTGAGCAGTTGTATATTCCGTCAGACCAGATATACCAACCAATAGCGGTGTTTACCGAGCAGCCTCAATACAGCCCCCAAAAGTGGGGGCGAGGCTGCTATATCCGTATGGAACCGTTGACCGAAGAGCAGATGGCAGTATATCTCTCAAGCGAACTACCTCTGTTGTATGGATATAAAAGCGCTCAGGAAATGCTTCAGAAATACCGCGAGGTAGCTGCAATCCTAAATAAGCCGGAGCGGATGGAGATTTATGTCAGGGTGACGAAGAACGACTCTGAGCTGGGACCGGAGCCAATCACAATTAACCAAATCTATGATGCGTTTTTGGCCGGACAAATCGAGGAGGCGTGTAAGAGCACGCCGGGTAAAGCATTTACCGAAGATAATCTGAGAACTTGGCTGACGCAGAGGGCCAGGGGAATCATATCGCAAGGCCCGGATGAAGACAGACAATTTTTAGAATGCTTTCAAGATACCGACATGTTCAGACGGCGCTCAGACGATTTCTGCTTTGAGGGATGCAAGCATTACCTGATTGCAAAAAGTTACTTTCAGGCTGATATGAAGCCCGGCAAAGCGAAAGAAAAGCTTAAAACAATCCTCATGAACGATGACCTGATGGTCCTGAATTTCTTTGCCGAGCTGTATGTATCGAAGCACAAAAAGCCGGAATTTCTGTTCAAACAGTTGACCGAATTAGTAGATACCCCCATAATTCGAAACAAATATAACGAACCTGCGGAACTCCTGGCTGATGTGTTGATCTTTACAAATCGAGTGGAGGCTGACGCGACTGAATTGGTGAAATGGGCATGTAAAGAGATGACAAAATACACCTACGATACCTCTGTGCTTGAGACACTCTCCAGGCTGAACCGGAGAAACCCAAACGCAAGCATTACCAAATATCTGGAAGAGGAGTATATAAAAAGTACGGTGCCCAGGGTAAAACGGAGAATTTCGTACTGTTTTGGCTACATGGGGCAGGGGGCAATTCCGGAATGTCTGATTCAGGATCTGATACAGCCTGCGGGGGATAAAGAGAAGGCGCTTCATCTTCAATATCATATCATTGTTTCGCTGGTGGACAGTTGCAGGGAAAAAGACGAAATTGGCAAGTATTTTAGCGAAATGGAAGAGAAATTGGGACACCACACGGACCCTATTCTGAGAAGCGACTTTGAAGTTCTCTACTACAAATTAAACGGTGGAACTCCATACCGGGAATCCCAAAAAGAATGTGAGAATCAGCTGATTCGGTTGCTGGAAACCGGACCGTACTGGCAGCAGGCTCATGCCGCCGGTGCGCTGGGACGGCGCCGTTATGAACGGGATTCATTGGAAATCACAATTGTAACAGGAAACCTGACCACGGTATTGGGGAGAAACCTGTCTGAAATATGTAATCTCCACGACGAGGGCCGTGCAAAATTGAAGACGGTCAGCTACATTGTAGAAGCCTGCTGCCAGTTGGCAGAGAATAATAAGTGCGAGGTCGAAATGCAGCGGCAACTGTGGCAAGTATTGGAAGACCACATAAATAATTTGCCCGATACAGAAATCTCCATCGTAGCCTATAAACATTTACAGGTCGCCTGGAACCTAGTGGTAACAGGTCTGAAGCATTTGTTAGGCGGTACGGAATCCATTCGCAAGGAACTGGGGTTATGTTTTTCCTCTAAAATTAATCTTTTATCGGAATTTTTCAAGCAGCTCCCGAGAGAGTCAGGCTCAGGTTGGCAGGGCTTGAGGGATATGATCAAGCATTTGGAGGATTGGATCACCCCTGAGAACGCGAAGAAAGAGATACGAAAGCTTTTCCCGGAACAACCAAAGCGATGCCAAAGAATAGACTATTCTTTAGGTTATTTGTGGTATCAGAATATTCCGAAAGTAATCGGGTTTCTGTTCCTGTATCATGGTGACATCTACTTTATCACCTGCCGCCATTGGTTCTTTCAGGAAAATGACCGTGCAAGTACGCTTTGTGCGCCGCAGGAAGAACTGGAGCATGTCAAGATTACTCCGGCCTGTCTAGGGATGGACAGGTGCTACCATGGTGTAAAATGCTATCCGAAAAATTTAATGACTCCTGCTTCCTTTGACCAATCAGCAAAAGACGACATGGTTATTTATCGTGTTCATGATATTCACGCTATGTTTTCGCAGGTGATTTTCTCGGAAAAAAACTTGCCGGACAGTGGGCAGATTCGACCGGATGATACCTTGGATGCGTTTAGTTTTGCGGAGGCAAGTCAGACAATGGGGAGCTGGTTCCACTGCAAAGATTATGAGGAAATTGCCCACAACTTTTTTAACATGAACGCGACAGCAGAGTTTGATGCCGCAGACGCAAATTGCTTCAGTGGTGCCCCGATTATAAAAAAACCCGATACGCTTGTGGGGATGTGGAAAAGTTGCAGAACGGAAAAAAAGAAGATTTTGGGCATTACAGTCCAAGCAATTCTGGACCAGTTAGAGAATATTAATAAAAATGGGAGCGGTGATCATGAGTAAAGTAGTATCTATGACACTGAATGGCGTGGAGACAAAAATTGAAGTCAAAGAAGAAGGAAGCGGAGGCTGGGTAAATAACAGCAATGGAAATGGCGGGGGAAAAAACGATTTAACAGAGCAACTTCAAAATTTGATCAAGAATGCACAGTATATTATTGATCAGCTCAAAATCCTGACACCTGACGAGACAGAAGTGAATTTTGGCGTCAAAGTTAATGGGGAGGGCCGGCTTTTATGCTTTGCTGAAGTAGGGACAGAGGCTCAATTTAGTGTGAAGATGATTTGGAAGCAGCCCCAAAAGACTGCAAATTCTGAGGAATCAGACGATTCTTCCTCTTGAAATTGCTTGAAAACAGGAATAAATGAACCGCCCCAAATTGTGCAGGCAGGAGAAAAAAGGGGCCAGAGGTAGGGAGAAAGAAATTTTAGACGGGAGTGGCGTAGATCAAGGGGTGCCACTCCTGTCTTTATCTGGATGAGCTCATGATCGTAAAAATAGATAAACTCACTAATAAGTTCTCTGACGTGCCGGAACGTGTCGTTTTTCTGTCGGCAGATGCACGCGGTCTTGAGGATGGAGAAGTGTTTTTCCGCCGTCGTATTGTCGTAACAGTTCCCACGTCTTGACATGGAGGGCGTAATGCCGTATCTTTTAGTCAGGTCAAAATACTCTTGAGACGTATACTGACCACCCTGGTCGCTGTGGAGGCACAAGTCCGCAGCGACCATCTTTTTCTCCTTTCGCATGGCAAGGCGAATGGTATCCAGCACCAGATCCACGGTCTGGCGTGTAGCGGTTTTGCAGGCCGCAATGCTGTTGTCGTAGAGATCCCAGATCATAGACAGATATAGAACGCCCTGACCGGTTTGGATCGGGAGACATCTGTCACCCATTTGGTATTGGGTTTATCGCATGGAACGCCCGGTTCAACAGATTTTCATACTTGTGGACCTGACGCCCCATCCGCTGCCACTTCCTCAACCCGCAGATCTCCGCCAGTATCTTATATTTCTTCATTACCCGCAGCACAGTCTTGGAATTGCGGTGGATGCCCTGGCCCTCCAGCCACAGCCACGTCCGTCTGTAACCGTATGTCTGCCGGACGTGGGCTTGCTGCTCCCGAAGAAGTTCCGGTCGCTCCAGACGGCGGAGGAATAAATTTTAGCGCATTCCCATGTTCAGCTAAAAATAGTCTTGCACACCCGCTGTCACTATGACATAATGAGAACAGAGGGCGGAGTTTTTCACCCGCCTAATTGATGTGGGGGGACGGATCATGCTTCCATATTATTTTCTGATCGGCACAAGCCTTGCCGGAGCGCCGCTGTTGTCTCGGCGGCCTGGAGCCCGATGGGCGTATTTGCTGGTGATGGGCTTGGCCTGTTGGCTCATCGCGTCTCTGCGGTATGTCACTGGCTTTGACTATCGCTTTTACGAGTCGGCTTTTCAGACCATTTCCGCCTCCGGCTTAGGCGGGGCAAGCTGGTCAGAACCAGGGTACCTCCTGCTGAATCTGGCTGTTTCATCTCTGCATGGCGATTTTCGCACCTTTCTCCTTGTCTTCCACCTTCTGCTGACTGCGCTGGTCTTTGTCTGGATCGACCGCTATTCACAAGCTCCGTGGTTGAGCGTCTTTCTATTTCTTACCCTTCAGCACTTTGCCTTGAGCATGAATTTCCTGCGTCAGGCCATGGCCGCCGCTATTGTACTGTGGGTCTACCCTTTTTTGACATCCCGCCGGATTCTTCCAAGCTGTGGAGTTATACTGCTGGCTATGTGTTTTCATCGCACCGCTTTGATCATGCTCCCACTCTGTTTTTTGCTGATACAGCCCCCAACTAAACGGCACTATATCCTGGCGCTTCTTGCAGCCGGGGCCGCCTACCTGCTGATTGACCCGTTGATTGATATCGCGCTTTCTGTCCTGCCAAAATATCAGCATTACCTCACAGAAAAATACTGGCAGGGCAACAGCTTTCTATATATCCTGATGCCGTTGGGCTGTTTCATTTTTGCGCTTCCGCTGATTCGTCAAACAGACCGTGAAAAATTATCCCCGGTACTGGCAAATAGCGTGTTTTATACTCTATTGCTCCAGCTTTTTATTACCAGACACTTCATTTTGGAGCGTCTCTCCATATATGTGTCTATGTTTTCCCTCCTTGCCCTTCCCGCCGCCGTCCTTGCCCCCTGCAAACAGCTTTCCTCCAAAGTAAGGACGGGTATTCTGATCGTGGGAGCACTTGCCTACTTTTTGTTTGCTGCCCACCAGGGATTTCACGGTGTGTATCCCTATCACGGGATCTGGGATCGCGCGACTACCCCCTGACCGCAAAAAAGCGGCCAGGAGAGACATCTCCCGGCCGCTTACCTACATTCGCAGATACAGGGGCGGTTTATGTACTTATTCTCTCACTTCGCGGGAAGTTACGCTTGGCTTACCACAAAGGTAGGAATCACGGAGAAGGAATTATTCTCCGGGACCTCGGCCCCCAGCGTCCCTACGACATACATGCTGCTGTTGCCATAGGGATTCAGCGACATAACGCTGATTTTCTGCTGGTTATCAATTTGGAGCCATGTGGTCTGATTTAAGGTGGTGGGCATCTGGTTTGCCAGCGTCTCCAACTGAAAACCAATGGCAATCTGGTTGGGGGAGACGTTTGGACCAGCACTCCATGTCGTGTTTCCAAGCTTGCTCAGATCCACCGATGTATAGGCCACATCCAGGGTCACGGGGACGCTGGAGTTGTTGGTCACAGTAATGCGGGGAGAGATCACCTTGTTATCCCCCTCGATACTGCGGCCGACGTGGAACGGAACATAAGTGGGCATTGTGACCGACATGACGCTGGGCACCACGGTGCCCACCATCAGCACTTCATTGGAGGAGCCGATGGGAACATCGCCAGACTGATAGTTGCCTGCGGCATAAGCGGTGGTCGCAATCAGACTGACAACCAGGATCATTGATAGAAATACACCGGAAAACTTATACTTCATCTGGATACAACTCCTTTTCTGCCCCTGTATCCGCAAAGTATGGCTGTAATCAGCTGAGCACCGTGATCTTGATCGCGGCACCCGCCTGCCCGATGAAGGAGTGGTCCCCCTCCCGGTAGGCCTTGAAATAAGCTGTAGCCGAATACTCACCTGGTTCCAGTACCTTGTCTAACCGGACGTTCTCAATGTAAGCGCCCACGGGGATAGCCTTGGACTGGTAGACCAGCTCCTGGGTATCGTCTATGTAGATTTCTACGACAAGCAGCTTGGCGTTGTTCGCTGGATTTTCCAGCATCAGGTTCCCTTCAGACCCGCCTGATGCAAACACAGGTGTGCTGTTGATGGAAAAGGCAACCATTCCTTCATCCAACTGCTCCTGAAGCTGGGCCTGGCGCTGGGCTATGTCGACGCCAGGTAAAACGCCCATTGTGGCGTTGTCGTCCAGTGCCAGCGAGTCGTCCATTTTGCGGGTTCCCCCACCGAATATCCAGAAGGCGCCTATTCCTATGACCAATAGGAGTCCAATGGCAACGGCAGAAATAATTTGGGTTTTTCGCTTTTGAAGGGCTTCTTTTTCCATAATAAACCACCTTTATCTTTGTTCATAATATTGCGGGCAGGCCTTAACCTTTGTTCGGCCTGCGAGAGGCTGCGGGGTGGAGATGCCGCTGCGCTTTATACCTTTGTCACAAATTCCGCAAATTGTCCTGGTGGCGGCCGGATATCCCGTTACAGGAACGTTTTCATATGCGGAAAAAAACCTCGTTAAGGCCCAAAAGGGCACATAAAAATAAGCCGGGCAAATTTTTCCATTGTCTGGCTTGGTCAGTCGTGTAAAATTTGTGGTGAAGGTCTTGTGTTTCGTTTGCACCTGTGCTATGATGATTCCAGTAAGCGGGAGGTTGACGGGGCGAGCCGCCCCTGCCGCAGGTTCCATGTGACAATTTGCGGATTTTGTGATTTGGTTATACTACGAGATTAAGCCCAGACGGTTCAGCTGCCGGGCGTGCTCCGCTCCTGTGGAGATCAGATAGATCCGAGTAGTCTCGATAGAACTGTGCCCCAGCACATCCGCCAATTTTACCACATCCTGATACATCTTGTAGAATGCCTGTGCGAACAGGTGCCGCAAGTTATGGGGAAACACCTTGGACGCGGCCACTCCCGCCCGTTCGCAAATACATTTCATCTCGGCCCAGATCTGCCTGCGCGAAAGCCCCTTTCCGTTTCTGGTGAGGAAAACCTCACCGGAGACGATTTTTTGCTTTTTGGCATACTTTTTCAGCTTCCGGCACAGTTTTACAGGAATCAAGATCGTGCGTATTTTGCCCTTCAGGCTGATCTCTGCCCTCCCCGCATTCACTGCCTCCACCGTGATATATCGGACCTCTGACACCCGTATACCTGTGGCGCAGATGGTTTCCATCAAAAGAGCCAGCCGGGTCTTGCCTAAGCTGTTCGCCGTCTCCAGCAAGCGAAAATAATCCGGCCTGCTCAACTCTCTTTCTGTCCCGCGGAACAGCCTCCGCTGGATACGCAGATACTTTACGCGGCACTCATCTCTGCCCAAAAATCCGAGGAATTTATTCAGTGCCGACAGCTTGGAGTTTACGGTTCCTGGGCATAGCCCTTCCGTCTGAAGCTGCTCCTTCCATCTGGTACAGGTTTCTTTTCCCACGGGCCGCTCGCCCAACCATGCGGCAAAGCTTCGAACATCCCTCAAATATTTGTCAATCGTGCCGGATACTCGTTCCTCAGATTGCAAATAATACTGAAATTCATTGATTTGACTGCTCGTAATGGTGTTGTGGTCCATGTATGGTGACCTCCTTCGTCATAATAAAGCCCCTACTCGGCAGATCGTATAGATTTGTGTTCAACCGCCTCCGCTTCGCCTCACTTCCTTTCAAGCCGCGTTACTGCCAAGCACCCCAGACATACGGGCTGGCATGAAGCGAATATGTGACAAAATAGTGGAAATATTTTTGCGGATTATGGTTTCAATTGACAGTATAGAGGAGAACGGCCATTTTTACAATCACAAAACATACTCGCCAGCCCGGCCAACCGAAGTATAACAGCCGGTACAACATATTTTCACGAATGATGATGGAGGCCGCTTTCAGTCTTCCAGCCACGGACGGGGCGGAACCTGGGAAAACATCTGCATCATGACGCTGGTAAGCAGGCAGGCGTTCCCGAATTGACGGCTAATCTTGACAAGGCCGCAGGAGCATGCTATACTTAAGTACATACTTAAGTATAGCATGCCTGTTTTACGAGGTGCCTATGAATTTTACATATCATTTTCCTGCGGTACGGGGAATCCAAGCTGATAAGGAGTATTATATCTCCATGGTCCCGCTGAAGCTGCTATCCAGACTGTTTCCCTCAGAGGAGGAAATTATCCTGCCTGAATTTCGGGCTCAACGGCGGATCAATGAAACACGCATTCCTGAAATCAAACGCTATATTCTGCAAAACCGGGACACTTACGTGTTCTCCGCACTCTCCGCTTCGATTGACGGGAAATTCCAGTTTACGCCCTTTATGGATACGGATGTGGGGATTTTCGAAGTGGATATGGAGGCTGTCTTCCTGATTAATGATGGACAGCACCGCAAAGCGGCTATCGAGGCGGCAATGCTGGAAGATCCTTCTTTGGAGAAGGAAACGATCTCTATTGTTTTTTTCAGCGACGAGGGCTTGTCCCGCAGCCAGCAAATGTTTACAGACCTGAACAAACACGCTGTTCGGACGTCCAACTCCCTGTCTACACTCTACGATACCCGGGATGAGATCGCGGTAGCCACCAAGAATGTCATTGAGTCGGTTCCTTTCTTCCAAAAATACACAGATAAAGAACGGGATATACTGGGCAAGAATTCCTCGCATTTGTTCACCCTGAACGTAATCTATAAGGCAAACCAGAAGATTTTACATAAAGACAGCTGCTCCGATGAGGATGTGACATTTCTGCTCAAATTTTGGAATCTGGTGGCGGACAATATCGTTGAATGGCGGGAGGTATTGGAAAAATCTCTCACAAAGAAAGCCTTACGGGAAAATTATATCGTGACATTGGCAATCACCCTTAACGCGTTTGGACGAATCGGCCGCTGTTTCTATGACGATCGGGCTTTGAATATGGAAGATCACCTGGTAAGGCTCCGGAAAATCGACTGGCTGCGCTCAAACCGCAAGTGGGTTGGGCGCACTATTCGGGAGAACGGAAAGGTGTTGACCAGCGAAGAGTCCGCTGCCCTGACCTGCGCCCAGATCAAGCAGGAGATCGGCCTGCCTCTGTCCAAGGAAGAGCGGCAAAAAGAGAGACAACTAACGGAGAAGGCGTAATATGACAGATATGAATGAATTTCAAGCGTTTGAAGATATTATACAGGAAATGTCCATGGTTTACCAGCATGACCGCCGTCCATGGATGATCGGTTTTAGCGGAGGCAAGGATTCCACCCTGCTTTGCTGTTTGGTATTTGAGATGCTGAAGCGTCTTTCCCCGGCGCAGCGCTGCAAGACAGTCTACATTGTTTCATCTGATACTATGGTAGAAAACCCCATTGTGCGGGACTATATGTGCAGAATGTCGGATATGATTGGGGAACAGGGAAAAGAATTGAATGTCAAGTCGGATATCATCTACCCAAAGGTGGAGGATTCGTTTTGGTGCCGGGTTATTGGGTTGGGTTATCCTACGCCAGAGGCTCCTGGATTTCGCTGGTGTACGGATCGTCTTAAAATCCGCCCTATGAACGCCTATATATTAAATACAATAAAAAACAACAACGAAGTAATCTTGCTTTTAGGGGTTCGTAAGGCCGAGAGTACCTATCGTGCGAACAACATCCGCGAACGGGAAATCGAGGGAAAGGTGCTAGTTCCTCATAGTGATATTGATAACGCCTATGTGT
It contains:
- the epsG gene encoding Transmembrane protein EpsG, which translates into the protein MLPYYFLIGTSLAGAPLLSRRPGARWAYLLVMGLACWLIASLRYVTGFDYRFYESAFQTISASGLGGASWSEPGYLLLNLAVSSLHGDFRTFLLVFHLLLTALVFVWIDRYSQAPWLSVFLFLTLQHFALSMNFLRQAMAAAIVLWVYPFLTSRRILPSCGVILLAMCFHRTALIMLPLCFLLIQPPTKRHYILALLAAGAAYLLIDPLIDIALSVLPKYQHYLTEKYWQGNSFLYILMPLGCFIFALPLIRQTDREKLSPVLANSVFYTLLLQLFITRHFILERLSIYVSMFSLLALPAAVLAPCKQLSSKVRTGILIVGALAYFLFAAHQGFHGVYPYHGIWDRATTP
- the xerD_4 gene encoding Tyrosine recombinase XerD, giving the protein MDHNTITSSQINEFQYYLQSEERVSGTIDKYLRDVRSFAAWLGERPVGKETCTRWKEQLQTEGLCPGTVNSKLSALNKFLGFLGRDECRVKYLRIQRRLFRGTERELSRPDYFRLLETANSLGKTRLALLMETICATGIRVSEVRYITVEAVNAGRAEISLKGKIRTILIPVKLCRKLKKYAKKQKIVSGEVFLTRNGKGLSRRQIWAEMKCICERAGVAASKVFPHNLRHLFAQAFYKMYQDVVKLADVLGHSSIETTRIYLISTGAEHARQLNRLGLIS